The genomic stretch TCAAAGAATAGTTTTCAAGCTAAGAGCTGTCATTAAGATAACTATAGGCAGTAAGGTTAGCCAGGAAATTGTATCCCCATCTCTAAAATCAAATATCTTTTACAGGGTACACCTTGCGATCTGATAACTGGAGAAGAAAGGAGGCACGCGTCTTTATACACAACTTTGACAAATCCAGACGAGAAGAGTGTCGATGCTCCAACAGACAACCACTGCTTACAAATTGATGCAACTGAGCTTACGCCTTCTAGTCATGTTGCTTGTACAGTTGAAATGACGTCACTTAATAATAGATGTGAGTTGCCATCCgcaaaaatatgtttagtataaaaaaaaacactcagtaaaaactttttgcttTTGACCTGTAGTTTAGAAAGACTATTTTGTGTTATAAAGTCTTGCCGTTGCTTGCAATCAAGTCCTATTCCACTATGGTTTTTTGTCAGTACCTAATAAATttcaagcatttttttcgtaattatgctaaaataatttgttttgtttttttgtaatcaaCAGATGAAGTAGCAATTATAGATGAAATCCAAATGATTGGGGACAGGGGAAGAGGGTGGGCGTGGACGCGGGCGATACTAGGTAAACACAGTGTATTGTATCGTAAAATATACCTTATGTGAATAGCAATAAGGAATAATATTGATTGTTTGGTTGACAGGATTACAAGCAGATGAAATACATTTGTGTGGGGAGGCTGGTGCTGTCAGTCTTATAGAAGAAATATGTAACGCGACGGGTGAAGAATTAGAAGTAAGTTTTGTACTTAtactaattatagttcggccattcagagaatgcgttcctgacacgtcgcgattgaactgacgacgtaactacattcattgattattgatataataatgttgttttaatgctcctcaattgttaaaacggtaaacaaccagcaaaaatatttttatcgtaactgcaacgccattgcaaagttacgtcgtcagttcaatcgcgacgtgtcaggaacgcattctctgaatggccgaactataagttaatgttttatttatcacagCCAAGTAAATATTAACTGTTATGTAGTGCTCAAGGTAAGGCTAAGAGTTATACTATGATAAAGATTTCATCTTTAAAACGTAAATTAATTCAGAACCAACAAGGAATAATGCAATTCTTCCAGTATATATCAAACCCCCTCTATATTCCGGAATCATCCATGCCTGTGATgacttgatttttttacatatttgacTCATACTGCATCATTTTCTCAAACGAAACTCCAAACAGAAGTttccaaacatttatttaagaaatttgTTTCCAGGTACGCAACTATAAAAGACTAACAGAACTGAAAGTAGAGGACACAGCGTTAGGATCCCTGGATAACGTGAAACCCGGAGACTGTATAGTGTGTTTCAATAAAAACGACATTTACAGTGTAAGTCGAGCCATTGAACAGAGGTCAGTCCCACGTTGAGGCAGGTATCCAattaataaagtattattaGGATCATTGACATTTTAGAAGTTTCTGTATGTACGTTTTATATCATGAAAGCGGGCGAGCTttgcttgtgtgtgtaaatatacacgtacattttctttgtatttCTCGGTGAATCGGTCACTACTGGGCGCGTccgagcttacgcatacaaagacaatgtgcatgtacgTTTACACATACAAGTTAAGCACACCCGCTTTCCTGAGATAAGATATCTATGATATTGAGTATTGCAATGATAcattttttgctacatttgaaaGATTAAGTTGGTTTAGCcaactattaaaaataataagtgcTAGCCAAATGACCATCAAATAGAACTTCGAACTACCAGTTGCATAGAAGTCGTAAATTGAGTTGGAAATAAGTTGGCAAACATTCTGAATCCGTTGCGTTCTTTAGAATTATCATGAGAGTTGTCACAactcagtatttatttttagcactAGAATAGAATTGATGTGATCTATATTTTGTTTAGTATCATCGTTTTATCTGTCATATCAACCATGTTTGTTTAtctatcactacatagtattaaACATAGTCGCTATTTCTGTCCCTACGCAATCGATTtccatgcggtttttttaatagatagagtgattaaagaggcaGGTTTATAtcgggtataatttaggcgatcaccaaaaatatttttaagactctaagctgaggcaccaaataaaataaacaactccaaaaaaaataaattgactttattaaaagggcactaaagtatataatattatgatccaaaaaaaataaaataacatcagaaaaatcgcaaatctcgcacaaatattatttttggttcccaaaatggattaatggtcaccaaattctatccaactaaaagattaatattactaccaaaatcaaacttagtgacgaaaacgaatcgctgcaaaaccgactccacgtagtcttgtctgccctacccctagagtgcaattcaaatccgcgtaggcgcagaggggcgaggcggcctgcgagctgaggcgcaggtagtttttaaggctcgccgccgcggctgaggctggccggctttgccggccagcaagccgaagctgcggtggtgagcgtgaaaaccatctgcgacgatgagctcgcatgggaccgccggagccccgcagtgccggagccgtgacagaagccatgcttgctgcatgtttcgtgcttacattttactactgagttacacacaaattcatataacaataaataagcgacgtacgtttgggaaccccagtatattaattggtatttgggaaatattctagcgatcgttagcttttttagtctaacaaaaatgaccaaattaggagtcatggtattacataattggtaacatctaagtagtgacaatatataatatttggtctaaagtgtattttaaaggcgtccatatatttttttagtagtcaataatacgaaaaaatggttttacctaataatatttttggaaacgttatttggtgaccatttatccattttggtaaccgtttagaatttttttggtagtaaaataggtacttttttgggtggtgtttaaacacaagccgtttatatctataataacatacattaaatagtggggaaatactgttatccatTGCGAAGTCGGAGCGGGTCACTAGTACAGAATAATAGACATATGTTAACAATCGTTCGTCTTAATGTGATTCCTAATTACCATTGGCAGATACATTCGTTttaatacataggtaggtacctagataTAGATACAGATTATGATGATTCATAAAAAAGGGAAATTAGATAGAATTCAAACTAAAAACATTTAGCTTTTGTGATGTCCAGTAAAATAGGTAATATTGCATGCTTTGTCACTTTCAATAACTGTGGTATATTTGTaagatctaatttatttatttcaggggTCAAGAAGTAGCAGTAATATACGGTAGTTTACCTCCGGGCACAAAGTTAGCTCAAGCGAATAAGTTCAATGACCCTAACAGTTCGTGTAAAGTTATGGTAGCTACCGACGCTATAGGGTTGGGCATTAATTTGTAAGTAATAAGGTTTTATGTACCTCTATTTTTTAACTAGCTTTTATCACCGGTTTCACCCACGATCCGTAGCGGGATTCAAAGTGAACCCGAATGACATAGCCATTAGATAACCCATCTAatcactgaaagaatttttcaaatagctaTTTACAGTATATTTCGGTCTCTGTCctgcttaaattatttgatggCAGTGTAAAAGGGATAGGACGCCGTCCATTTGGTTTCTATATATTTTAGGCTTAAATTCTATTCTGGCCTATTAGTAGCGTGTCTCAAACTCTATTTGATGgtttatttactgttattttttcaGGAGTATAagaagaataatattttattctctAATAAAGCCCGTGGTAAATGATGACGGAGACAAAGAAATGGATGTCATTAGTATATCACAAGCTTTACAAATCGCTGGTAAGTGAAAATACCCTCTTTGTGTTCCATTTCATTGGAAATTCAACTTTAAACCTTAACCATTAAAACCTACAATtgcttacatcatcatcatcatcatcagcctatagcagtccactgctggacataggcctctccaagtgcacgccactgagatcgattttcggcttcacgcatccagctcctgccagccgtcttgcttACATACCTTTCTAAAATTCTATCTATAGGATAGCTTCTTCGTCATTCAATTTTAGTCTCTATCATTCACCAAATATAGCCTAAAATCCTTTAACAATATCCCTCAGGTCGTGCTGGTCGCTACGGCAGTGCTTGGGAGACTGGTTACGTCACAACATACAAACCAGAAGATTTGGCCACGTTGAAGACGTTACTATCAAATACTCCTGATCCGGTCACTCAGGCGGGGTTGCATCCGACTGCTGAACAAATGGAGCTGTATGCCTATCATCTACCTCATGCCAGTCTTAGTAGTCTTATGGTAAGTATAATGGATCATAATTGACTAATATTTTACGCTCTTATCCTACTGGCGTTTTATGAACGTTAACGTTCCTCCAACGTTTGCGCAACCTCGAGTTTCTAGAAGCGTCGACGCTCGTAAAACGCCAGTGGCTAGTGGCTAAGGACCATATGGGACTTTTATAAAAAGCTTATGTGTTTGTGGTGTCTTTCAATCGAGACAGAGGTCCAAATTTAGTCAAAGCACAATGAAGCAGAAAAGGAAAACCAATAGAATTTCCCCAGTACTGAGTGTTTGGAGatgtttaaataatgatattcTATTGGTTACTTTAAAACTTCCCCGCTCAGCAACGCTTTGGTGGAGTCTGGGGTAATTTTTGCATgtaatttatgtttaattaattacccTGTGTTCGTTTCATTTCAGGATATATTCGTCCACCTTTGTACCGTCGACGTGTCCCTCTACTTCATGTGTAACACGGAAGCGTTCAAATTCCTCGCGGAGATGATACAGCACGTGCCGCTGCCTCTCCGTGCTCGCTACGTCTTCTGTTGTGCACCGATCAACAACAAGCTGCCCTTCGTTTGTGCCACATTCCTAAAGGTGAGTCTATGTCAAATTGTGCAGAGCTACATAAAACTGTGCATTGATACGTATAACTACGGATTACACGTGCCGCTGCCTCCGCGCTCGCTACGTCTTCTGCTGTGCACCGATCAATAACAAACTGCCCTTCGTTTGTGCCACATTCCTTAAGGTATGTCTATGTAAAATTGTGCAGAGCTACATAAAACTGTGCATTACTACTTACAACTGTACATTACTACGTAATACTACGGACTACATGTGCCGCTGCCTTTCCGTGCTCGCGACGTCTTCTGTTGTGCACCGATCAACAACAAGCTGCCCTTCGTTTGTGCCGCATTCCTAaaggtttgtatgtgtaaaACTGTGCATTACTGAGTTAAACTGTGCACAACATCGTAAAACTGTGCAATTCTACGTAAAACTGTGTATTACTACGCGAAACTGTTCAATTCTACGTAAAACTGTGCAAACTGTGCAACACATCTATTTATATGAAAAGAATTGGCAGATGATGTTTCGCACAACTGTGAATTACTAAATGAAACTGTGCAACACTACATGATACCGTGCAACACTACGTTAAATGTGCATTACTACATAAAACTCATCACTCATGTCATATTCCAAATAAAGCTTGATAGAGCTTTCAAAAATCACAAACATTATATCTAGACAAGCGTGACCATGCACCATTGcaaaatttatgattttttttatttctagatgGTCCGACAATACAGTCGCAACGAGCCTCTAACTAAGAACTGGCTGAGTAACGTCGTGGACTGGCCTCTACCCTCGCCGAAGACTATCATGGATCTAGTACATCTGGAGTCTGTGTTTGATGTGCTAGAACTTTATTTATGGTTAAGGTATGTTATACattaatatcataaataaaaccggccaagtgcgagttggattTGTGAAGTAAGGATACCTACCAATACAATTATTAtcaatgagcaaaaaaattgtttctgGTATGGTCACccactaaaatatttatcttattcTATAtagtttctattatttttttgctataatggcaaaaaaatacataatctacTGTCTCACTATCACAGTTCACGATATATAGCCTAATGACAGACGGACTGCAAAGTCTTAATAaatcccgttttaccctttcgGTTCGGAACTCTAAAAAGTATTTCAGTTTGTCTATTAGTTTGGTGAAATGGTTGAAaaattggtttaaaaatatgtaaatatttttaatcaaccAGTATTTGATAATAACAACTTTGTTCACAGTTATCGGTTCCCCGACATGTTCCCTGACGCTAAGTTAGTGCGTGACATGGAAGTGGAACTGGACGCCATCATACAGCAAGGAATATTTCAAATAACCAGGTAAATATAGAAGGTGGATTCattatcatcataatcatctccttccccttatcccaatttataTGGGGTCGACGCTGCAATGTCTTCTCCaaattttagatttattatacTTTATCAGAcgctttgaataaataattgcaGTTTTACAAATATTCTTAATAATTGTCCGGTTTGTGTTCGTTCCGAAGTTTGTTTGCTCGAAGACGCTTATTTCAGAACCAATTTATCGaggatattattatatttattcggATGCTCAGAGCCGTTCCTACGAGATGCGATTGAAACGCTTGCGTAATCGAGGGATCTGCATGCATGACTTCTCATTTATTTTCGCAGATTATTAAGAAACTCAGAGCAAGTCCTTCGCGACGACGCACAGATGGAAGCGCTGAGAGACAAGAGAATGTCGCGCTCTGGCTCGCACTTGAAGCCCAAGGGAGACGACTCCAAGCCTAAACTGTCGGAATTACTCGTAGCTAAGGTaagataattataaatatagctCTTTATGTGgagaaaaactaaaatatttaaaaaatataacatttttctcTATGTTAATCTTCCACGCAAAATCTACTGaatgaattttgataaaacttgacatttattattataacctGTATATCAGAAGAATACATGGACTTGGTTGATACCGCGGTCTAGAGCTATACATTGTCTTCTATATTCTTGTTTTTAAATCTTGATCATTTCAGTCCAACTTTTATAAATCTGATTGCCATGAAAAcatgtattatgttttatattacAGGGCCTTATCACACCTCAAATGTTGAAGAAACTCCAGCAAGAACTAGCAACTAATTCAACAGACAAACAGAAGCCAGAAAGAAGTAGAAATAATAGAAATAGGAGGAAATGATGCTTTAAATTTGTTGTAAATATACGTTACATAAAAtacttgtaataaaatgttcCCGAGATCTAGTTCCATGTGGTTCTTTTATTTGATATTCTAAAAAAGTCTTaaacatatatcgggtgtgtcgttcataatcacattaaatcctatggcatatactttataatattctatggcgaattgtaaaaaaaataacctaatccattcagtggtttaaccacaggagttatttttcgtttttataatttacaacatcatgtgtaaagcagagataaagttaggaatatcaatgttttgatcggttgacagctgtcagttttcaagggagaatttcagttgtttgtaatgactaacttttatatggtgttctaattttcgtacatttttattctatttagtttgtttgaaaaaatcatttttttattttctttgtgttaataatAAAAGGCAACCGggaagtaaagaaaccgcgagcgaagcgagcgcgaaaatttttgagttttgggacataaaagtagtgtttgttcgagaatttctcaaatttaacgcgaaattaaaagaaaccgtgactggatcgacagtcagctgtatgtgtttgtttcttcggtgctccaactttttattaaattgagaactctaaaagtaaacgcagaagaaattagaaataaagaagaaaccgcgagcgaagtgagcgctttttttttcttcgaagTCTGCAGCAAAGCTTGTTTATTTGACATTTCACAAGGCT from Helicoverpa zea isolate HzStark_Cry1AcR chromosome 8, ilHelZeax1.1, whole genome shotgun sequence encodes the following:
- the LOC124632223 gene encoding ATP-dependent RNA helicase SUV3 homolog, mitochondrial, translated to MYKGFTRILSLYCADKVQPCVPPILRNNVLCTRKGGPNIGYIFLRTKKHDRGSPSALFVPVPVKPNPDDINIGAELSGRLKKQDLLKILNKFYQKPEVRVLASENGLDDQLLHQAFLSFRRHCLEHDLPPDLHIIISDIIQGAGHVDDLFPYFLRHARQAFPHLDCLDDLKKISDLRTPANWYPEARSINRKIIFHAGPTNSGKTYHALERFLSAKSGVYCGPLKLLATEIYHKSNKHGTPCDLITGEERRHASLYTTLTNPDEKSVDAPTDNHCLQIDATELTPSSHVACTVEMTSLNNRYEVAIIDEIQMIGDRGRGWAWTRAILGLQADEIHLCGEAGAVSLIEEICNATGEELEVRNYKRLTELKVEDTALGSLDNVKPGDCIVCFNKNDIYSVSRAIEQRGQEVAVIYGSLPPGTKLAQANKFNDPNSSCKVMVATDAIGLGINLSIRRIIFYSLIKPVVNDDGDKEMDVISISQALQIAGRAGRYGSAWETGYVTTYKPEDLATLKTLLSNTPDPVTQAGLHPTAEQMELYAYHLPHASLSSLMDIFVHLCTVDVSLYFMCNTEAFKFLAEMIQHVPLPLRARYVFCCAPINNKLPFVCATFLKMVRQYSRNEPLTKNWLSNVVDWPLPSPKTIMDLVHLESVFDVLELYLWLSYRFPDMFPDAKLVRDMEVELDAIIQQGIFQITRLLRNSEQVLRDDAQMEALRDKRMSRSGSHLKPKGDDSKPKLSELLVAKGLITPQMLKKLQQELATNSTDKQKPERSRNNRNRRK